Proteins from a genomic interval of Youhaiella tibetensis:
- a CDS encoding sulfate/molybdate ABC transporter ATP-binding protein, protein MEDISVRHVRKEFSRYPALHDVSLDIEGGELIALLGPSGSGKTTLLRLIAGLESPTAGQIFFGEEDASAKSVQDRNVGFVFQAYALFRNMTVLDNISFGLRVRPRQTRPPKEEIRKRAMELLELVQLGGLEKRYPQQLSGGQRQRVALARALAIEPRVLLLDEPFGALDAQVRKELRKWLREIHDRTGHTTVFVTHDQEEALELADRLVVMSQGRIEQVGTPDEVYDRPNSPFVFSFIGESSALPVTVENKQLWVGGRAIGLAAPEAPEGVARLYFRPHDVELVEGQACLAGVVVASRRVGGTRRVELEIGGDQGLVEIDLPFDHPAGEKSRIAFRPKRWQLFPVAGAAG, encoded by the coding sequence ATGGAAGATATCTCGGTCCGCCACGTCCGTAAGGAATTCTCGCGCTACCCGGCGCTGCACGATGTGTCGCTCGACATTGAAGGCGGCGAGCTCATCGCGCTGCTGGGGCCGTCCGGCTCGGGCAAGACGACGCTGCTGCGTCTGATTGCCGGTCTCGAATCACCGACGGCCGGCCAGATCTTCTTTGGCGAGGAGGATGCGTCCGCAAAATCCGTGCAGGACCGCAATGTCGGCTTTGTGTTCCAGGCCTATGCGCTCTTCCGCAACATGACGGTGCTCGACAATATCTCGTTCGGCCTGCGCGTGCGGCCGCGCCAGACCCGCCCGCCCAAGGAAGAAATCCGCAAACGGGCCATGGAACTGCTCGAACTCGTCCAGCTCGGCGGGCTCGAAAAGCGCTATCCCCAGCAGCTTTCCGGGGGGCAGCGTCAGCGCGTGGCCCTGGCGAGGGCGCTGGCCATCGAGCCGCGAGTGCTGCTGCTGGACGAGCCGTTCGGCGCGCTCGACGCCCAGGTGCGCAAGGAACTGCGCAAATGGCTGCGTGAAATCCACGACCGGACCGGCCACACCACCGTCTTCGTCACCCATGACCAGGAAGAGGCGCTCGAACTGGCCGACAGGCTCGTGGTCATGAGCCAGGGGCGAATCGAACAGGTCGGGACGCCCGACGAGGTCTATGACCGGCCCAATTCGCCCTTCGTCTTTTCCTTCATCGGCGAATCAAGCGCCTTGCCGGTAACGGTCGAAAACAAGCAGCTCTGGGTTGGGGGCAGGGCCATCGGTCTGGCCGCGCCCGAGGCGCCAGAAGGGGTGGCGCGGCTCTATTTCCGGCCGCACGATGTCGAACTGGTGGAAGGGCAGGCCTGCCTTGCAGGGGTTGTCGTCGCCAGTCGCCGCGTTGGCGGCACGCGGCGGGTGGAGCTTGAAATCGGCGGCGATCAGGGGCTGGTCGAGATCGACCTGCCGTTCGATCATCCGGCCGGCGAAAAGAGCCGCATCGCCTTCCGACCCAAGCGCTGGCAATTGTTCCCCGTGGCTGGGGCCGCCGGGTAG
- a CDS encoding carbohydrate ABC transporter permease — protein sequence MSRQRTIEKPWQRWLIRLGVLVAMVILCVPGVWVVLTAFRPNIEILARPAVWIPKELTLNNFKGIFGLLDTQQGLPVAQYFINSIVISVTSTVVAIVIGMAGGYAFARYRFKGKGALFLAFMLSRTVPGVALSLPLFILWARVGLIDTPFGLILVYMAVNIPFTIWLTDGFFRQIPVDLSEAAQIDGCTRWQAFWKVEFPLARSGLASAAIFAFLTSWNEYALASQLTRTTASKTMPVGLMDFTAQFTVDWTGMSAMAVLIIIPALVLTFIVQKHLIAGLTFGGVKG from the coding sequence ATGAGCCGGCAGAGAACAATCGAAAAGCCGTGGCAGCGCTGGCTGATCCGACTGGGCGTGTTGGTGGCCATGGTGATCTTGTGCGTGCCCGGCGTCTGGGTCGTGCTCACCGCCTTCCGCCCCAATATCGAAATCCTGGCGCGACCGGCGGTGTGGATCCCCAAGGAGCTTACGCTCAACAACTTCAAGGGTATCTTCGGCCTCCTCGATACACAGCAGGGGCTGCCGGTCGCCCAGTACTTCATCAACTCGATCGTCATCTCGGTGACCTCGACGGTGGTGGCCATCGTCATCGGCATGGCGGGCGGCTACGCCTTTGCGCGCTACAGGTTCAAGGGCAAGGGGGCGCTGTTCCTCGCCTTCATGCTGTCGCGCACCGTGCCGGGCGTGGCGCTCTCGCTGCCGCTCTTCATCCTCTGGGCACGCGTTGGCCTCATCGATACCCCGTTCGGGCTGATCCTCGTCTACATGGCGGTCAACATCCCCTTCACCATCTGGCTCACGGACGGCTTCTTCCGGCAGATCCCGGTCGATCTTTCCGAAGCTGCCCAGATCGATGGCTGCACGCGCTGGCAGGCGTTCTGGAAGGTCGAGTTCCCGCTCGCCCGTTCGGGCCTCGCCTCGGCGGCGATCTTCGCCTTCCTCACCTCGTGGAACGAATATGCGCTGGCCAGCCAGCTCACCCGCACCACGGCGAGCAAGACCATGCCGGTGGGCCTGATGGATTTCACCGCCCAATTCACGGTGGACTGGACCGGCATGAGCGCCATGGCCGTGCTCATTATCATCCCGGCTCTCGTCCTCACTTTCATCGTCCAGAAACATCTGATCGCCGGCCTGACGTTCGGCGGCGTAAAGGGTTAG
- a CDS encoding SDR family oxidoreductase produces MADLNGKIVLITAAAQGIGRASVEAFVRAGARVVATDINADKLKELDGLAGVTTRVLNVLDAEAVTAAVAEIGRIDVLFNCAGVVHNGTVLEMSEKDLEFAFDLNVWAQVRTIKAILPGMLERGDGAIVNMATVASSVKGVPNRAAYSISKAAVIGLTKSVAADYVTRGIRCNAIAPGTVDSPSLHERWKATGDFEAARAAFIARQPIGRIGKPEEVADLAVYLAGATYTTGQVHVIDGGWTG; encoded by the coding sequence ATGGCCGATCTCAACGGCAAAATCGTCTTAATCACCGCGGCGGCGCAGGGCATCGGCCGCGCCTCCGTCGAGGCTTTCGTCAGGGCCGGCGCCAGGGTCGTCGCCACCGACATCAATGCGGACAAGCTCAAGGAGCTCGATGGGCTCGCCGGCGTCACCACGCGCGTGCTCAACGTGCTCGATGCCGAGGCCGTCACTGCCGCCGTCGCCGAGATCGGCCGCATCGACGTGCTCTTCAACTGCGCCGGCGTCGTCCATAACGGCACCGTGCTCGAAATGAGCGAGAAGGACCTCGAATTCGCCTTCGACCTCAATGTCTGGGCGCAGGTGCGTACCATCAAGGCCATCCTGCCCGGCATGCTCGAACGCGGCGACGGCGCGATCGTCAACATGGCGACGGTGGCCTCCTCGGTGAAGGGCGTGCCGAACCGGGCCGCCTATTCGATCTCCAAGGCCGCCGTCATCGGCCTCACCAAGTCGGTGGCCGCCGATTACGTGACCAGGGGCATCCGCTGCAATGCCATCGCCCCGGGCACCGTCGACAGCCCCTCGCTCCACGAGCGCTGGAAGGCGACCGGCGATTTCGAAGCCGCCCGCGCCGCCTTCATCGCGCGCCAGCCCATCGGGCGCATCGGCAAGCCCGAGGAAGTGGCGGACCTGGCCGTCTACCTCGCCGGCGCCACCTACACGACCGGTCAGGTCCACGTCATCGACGGCGGCTGGACCGGCTGA
- a CDS encoding mandelate racemase/muconate lactonizing enzyme family protein: MAKITRVELLMVDLKPKVKRVDAIQSFVSQETPMVRITDADGAVGVGYSYTIGTGGMSVMKLLELTLAPAIIGRDAYDIEKIWRDLLFLTHATTVGAITAIAMAAIDTALWDLKAKKLGLPLHILAGGAQKEIPLYTTEGGWLHLEQSALVEDALRAKADGFAGAKLKVGRPIHEDVRRIAAVREAVGPGFEIFTDANQAFAVDEAIRRARAYEPLDIGWLEEPLPADDIEGHKRLVEHTSLPIAVGESLYSHLHFREYLERHACSIVQVDVGRIGGITPWLKVAHMAECFNIAVCPHFLMELHVSLCAAVPNARWVEYIPQLDDLTSARMTIRDGKAIPSDAPGLGIAWDFEAIDRLAVEGSRVSIS; this comes from the coding sequence ATGGCTAAGATCACCCGCGTCGAACTGCTGATGGTCGACCTGAAACCGAAGGTGAAGCGGGTCGACGCTATCCAGTCCTTCGTCTCCCAGGAGACGCCGATGGTGCGCATCACCGATGCCGATGGCGCGGTGGGCGTGGGCTACAGCTACACCATCGGCACCGGCGGCATGTCGGTGATGAAGCTTTTGGAACTGACCCTGGCGCCTGCCATCATCGGCCGGGACGCCTACGACATCGAAAAGATTTGGCGCGATCTGCTGTTCCTGACCCATGCCACGACCGTGGGGGCGATTACCGCCATCGCCATGGCGGCCATCGATACGGCGCTCTGGGACCTCAAGGCCAAAAAACTCGGGCTGCCGCTGCATATCCTGGCCGGCGGGGCGCAGAAGGAAATTCCGCTCTACACCACCGAAGGCGGCTGGCTGCATCTCGAGCAATCGGCCCTGGTGGAAGACGCGCTGCGCGCCAAGGCCGATGGCTTTGCCGGCGCCAAGCTCAAGGTCGGCCGGCCCATCCACGAGGACGTCAGGCGCATCGCCGCTGTCCGCGAGGCTGTCGGCCCCGGCTTCGAGATCTTTACCGACGCCAACCAGGCCTTTGCCGTGGACGAGGCCATCCGCCGGGCGCGGGCCTATGAGCCGCTCGATATCGGCTGGCTGGAAGAGCCGCTGCCGGCCGACGACATCGAGGGCCACAAGCGGCTGGTCGAGCATACGAGCCTGCCCATCGCGGTAGGCGAGAGCCTCTACTCGCACCTGCATTTCCGCGAATATCTCGAACGCCATGCCTGCTCGATCGTGCAGGTGGACGTCGGCCGCATCGGGGGCATCACGCCCTGGCTCAAGGTCGCGCACATGGCCGAGTGTTTCAATATCGCCGTCTGCCCGCATTTCCTGATGGAACTGCACGTTTCGCTCTGCGCCGCCGTGCCGAATGCCCGCTGGGTGGAATACATTCCGCAACTCGACGACTTGACCTCCGCGCGAATGACCATTCGAGATGGCAAGGCGATACCCAGCGACGCGCCGGGCCTCGGCATCGCCTGGGATTTCGAGGCGATCGACAGGCTCGCCGTCGAAGGGTCGCGGGTTTCTATTTCTTAA
- a CDS encoding sulfate ABC transporter substrate-binding protein — MKTTARILAYGGLAAALIIGFAVTARADDQTLLNVSYDPTRELYQQFNDAFAAHWKETTGNSVTIDNSHGGSGKQAQAVIDGLEADVVTLALESDINAIVEKSGLIKPDWRSHFENNSTPYTSTIVFLVRKSNPKAIQDWGDLVKDGVEVITPNPKTSGGARWNYLAAWAWANDQFSGDEARIEDYIKALYQHVPVLDTGARGSTVTFAQKELGDVLLAWENEAYLVLDEFGADNFDIVIPPQSIKAEPPVAIVDGNVDKHGTREVAQAYLEYLYSPEGQTIAARNHYRPSKPELVTDQALVQAFPTIKLVSIDDPVFGGWKVAQPKHFGDGGIFDKLYSPGQ; from the coding sequence ATGAAGACGACCGCTCGAATTCTCGCCTATGGCGGGCTGGCAGCCGCGCTGATCATCGGGTTTGCGGTCACGGCGCGTGCCGACGACCAGACCTTGCTCAACGTTTCCTACGATCCCACCCGCGAACTCTACCAGCAGTTCAACGACGCCTTTGCGGCGCACTGGAAGGAAACGACCGGCAATTCCGTCACCATCGACAACAGTCATGGCGGCTCGGGCAAGCAGGCCCAGGCCGTCATCGATGGGCTTGAAGCCGATGTCGTGACGCTGGCGCTCGAAAGCGACATCAACGCCATCGTCGAAAAATCCGGCCTCATCAAGCCGGACTGGCGTTCTCACTTCGAGAACAATTCCACCCCCTACACCTCCACGATCGTCTTCCTCGTGCGCAAGAGTAACCCCAAGGCGATCCAGGACTGGGGCGACCTGGTCAAGGACGGGGTCGAAGTCATCACGCCCAACCCCAAGACCTCGGGTGGCGCGCGCTGGAACTACCTCGCCGCCTGGGCTTGGGCCAACGACCAGTTCTCGGGCGATGAAGCCAGGATCGAGGATTACATCAAGGCGCTCTACCAGCACGTGCCGGTGCTCGATACCGGTGCGCGCGGCTCGACGGTCACCTTTGCCCAGAAGGAACTCGGCGACGTGCTGCTTGCCTGGGAGAACGAGGCCTATCTCGTGCTCGACGAATTCGGGGCGGACAATTTCGACATCGTCATCCCGCCGCAGTCGATCAAGGCCGAGCCGCCGGTGGCCATCGTGGACGGCAATGTCGACAAGCACGGAACGCGCGAAGTGGCGCAGGCCTATCTCGAATATCTCTATTCGCCCGAGGGCCAGACCATCGCCGCCAGGAACCACTACCGGCCGTCCAAGCCCGAGCTGGTAACCGACCAGGCGCTGGTGCAAGCCTTCCCAACGATCAAGCTGGTCAGTATTGATGATCCTGTCTTTGGCGGCTGGAAGGTAGCTCAGCCCAAGCACTTCGGGGACGGTGGTATCTTTGACAAGCTCTACTCACCCGGCCAGTAA
- a CDS encoding ABC transporter permease, producing the protein MTSSTHPASNRGNQPARAGWSFVKPSVIPGFGLTFGYTLLYLSIIVLIPIAALFFKAFSLPPERLVEIATDRRTLAALWVSFGSSFIAAAINVVFGVIVAWVLVRYRFPGRRLLDAIVDLPFALPTAVAGIALSTLYAPKGWVGSLFAPAGIIGQFFAPGSWWASQFGALNIKIAYTPTGITLALIFIGLPFVVRTVQPILEEFEQELEEAAATLGATRWQTITRVILPRLAPAVLTGFALAFARAVGEYGSVIFIAGNIPYVSEIAPLLIVIRLEEFDQPAASTIAVIMLVIAFAMLLAINLIQAWSRRRYGDGL; encoded by the coding sequence TTGACAAGCTCTACTCACCCGGCCAGTAACCGTGGGAACCAGCCCGCCCGGGCGGGCTGGTCCTTCGTCAAACCCAGCGTCATCCCGGGCTTCGGGCTCACCTTCGGATACACCCTTCTTTATCTTTCGATCATCGTCCTGATCCCCATAGCGGCCTTGTTCTTTAAGGCCTTTTCGCTGCCGCCCGAGCGGTTGGTGGAAATCGCCACCGACCGGCGAACCCTGGCGGCGCTCTGGGTCAGCTTCGGGTCGTCGTTCATCGCGGCGGCGATCAATGTCGTCTTCGGGGTGATCGTGGCCTGGGTGCTGGTGCGCTATCGCTTTCCGGGGCGCCGGCTGCTCGATGCCATCGTCGATCTACCTTTTGCGTTGCCCACGGCGGTGGCCGGCATTGCGCTGTCCACCCTCTATGCCCCCAAGGGGTGGGTGGGGTCGCTCTTCGCCCCAGCCGGCATCATCGGGCAGTTCTTCGCTCCCGGCAGCTGGTGGGCCAGCCAGTTCGGGGCGCTCAATATCAAGATCGCCTACACGCCGACCGGCATCACGCTCGCCCTCATCTTCATCGGCCTGCCCTTCGTGGTGCGCACCGTCCAGCCGATCCTGGAAGAATTCGAGCAGGAGCTCGAAGAGGCCGCCGCAACGCTCGGTGCAACCCGCTGGCAAACCATCACCCGGGTCATCCTGCCGCGCCTCGCGCCGGCGGTTCTCACCGGCTTCGCGCTGGCCTTCGCACGGGCGGTGGGGGAATACGGCTCGGTCATCTTCATTGCCGGCAACATCCCCTACGTCTCCGAGATCGCACCCCTTCTCATCGTCATACGCCTGGAGGAATTCGACCAGCCTGCGGCATCGACCATTGCCGTGATCATGCTGGTCATCGCCTTTGCAATGTTGCTGGCGATCAACCTCATCCAGGCCTGGAGCCGCAGGAGGTATGGCGATGGTCTATGA
- a CDS encoding nuclear transport factor 2 family protein: protein MAEPTLPTAIESLRQAINRGDTDAFLAFFPEDGVVEDWGRRFSGHAAILGWSDKELIGAKGTLTITKVLSVSPQRVEVMTDWQSSFFSGTSKFTFTLDDAKVREMRISES, encoded by the coding sequence ATGGCTGAACCAACCCTGCCCACAGCGATCGAAAGCCTTCGCCAGGCCATAAACCGCGGCGACACCGACGCCTTTCTCGCCTTCTTCCCGGAGGATGGGGTCGTCGAAGACTGGGGCCGGCGCTTTTCCGGCCACGCCGCCATCCTCGGCTGGAGCGACAAGGAGCTGATCGGAGCCAAGGGAACGCTGACCATCACCAAGGTGCTGTCCGTGTCACCCCAAAGGGTGGAAGTGATGACGGACTGGCAGAGCAGCTTCTTTTCGGGAACGAGCAAATTCACCTTCACGCTCGATGACGCGAAAGTGCGGGAGATGCGGATTTCGGAAAGCTAG
- a CDS encoding RrF2 family transcriptional regulator, with protein MISQKAKYALRALVALTRAPPGATRMISEISREQAIPKKFLEQILLELKRAGIVTSQRGRTGGYALLKTPGEVTFGEVLRLIDGPIAPLPCLSKVFYRRCEDCREEESCEVRHVFARVAEATREVLDRTTLADAVHVELETL; from the coding sequence ATGATTTCTCAGAAGGCAAAGTATGCGCTCAGGGCGCTGGTCGCGTTGACCAGGGCGCCTCCGGGTGCGACGCGCATGATTTCCGAGATTTCGCGCGAGCAGGCCATCCCCAAGAAATTCCTCGAGCAGATCCTGCTCGAACTCAAGCGCGCCGGCATTGTCACCAGCCAGCGCGGGCGCACGGGCGGCTATGCCCTCCTCAAGACGCCGGGCGAGGTGACCTTCGGGGAGGTGCTGCGTCTCATCGACGGGCCGATCGCGCCGCTCCCCTGCCTCTCCAAGGTGTTCTACCGCCGCTGCGAGGATTGCCGCGAAGAGGAAAGCTGCGAAGTGCGCCATGTCTTCGCCAGGGTTGCCGAGGCGACGCGCGAGGTGCTCGACCGCACGACGCTCGCCGACGCGGTCCATGTCGAGCTCGAGACGCTCTAG
- a CDS encoding L-fuconate dehydratase produces MTKITGLKTFDLRFPTSQSLDGSDAMNPDPDYSAAYVVLDTDGPHEGHGLTFTIGRGNEVVCAAIRALEGRVTGLDLDWIAENPGRFWRHVTGDSQLRWIGPDKGAMHLATGAVVNAVWDLLAKDAGKPVWQFVADMTPEQLVSIVDFRYLTDAITPEEALEIFRKAETGKAERIERLKAEGYPCYTTSAGWLGYSNEKLTRLATEAVDAGFNHIKMKVGRDLDDDIRRLEIVRSIMGPDRYLMIDANQVWEVDQAIDWVRELKRFNPYFIEEPTSPDDIEGHRKIRQSIAPVRVATGEMCQNRIIFKQFITRGAIDIVQIDACRIGGLNEVLSVLLMAAKYKLPVWPHAGGVGLCEYVQHLSMIDYLVVSGTKEGRVIEFVDHLHEHFIEPCDIRNAAYMPPKLPGFSIQMKPESIIEHVFEG; encoded by the coding sequence ATGACCAAGATTACCGGCCTCAAGACCTTTGACCTGCGCTTTCCGACCTCCCAGTCGCTGGACGGGTCGGACGCCATGAACCCCGACCCCGATTATTCGGCGGCCTATGTGGTGCTCGACACCGACGGTCCGCACGAGGGGCACGGGCTGACCTTCACCATCGGGCGCGGCAACGAAGTGGTGTGCGCGGCCATCAGGGCGCTCGAGGGCCGGGTGACAGGGCTCGACCTCGACTGGATCGCCGAAAACCCGGGCCGCTTCTGGCGGCATGTGACCGGCGACAGCCAGCTGCGCTGGATCGGCCCGGACAAGGGCGCGATGCACCTGGCCACCGGCGCCGTGGTCAACGCGGTCTGGGATCTGCTCGCCAAGGATGCGGGCAAGCCCGTCTGGCAATTCGTCGCCGACATGACGCCCGAGCAATTGGTCTCGATCGTCGACTTCCGCTACCTCACCGATGCCATCACCCCCGAGGAGGCCCTCGAAATCTTCCGCAAGGCGGAAACCGGCAAGGCCGAGCGCATCGAAAGGCTCAAGGCCGAGGGCTATCCCTGCTACACCACCTCGGCGGGCTGGCTGGGCTATTCGAACGAGAAGCTGACGCGCCTCGCCACCGAGGCGGTGGACGCCGGGTTCAACCACATCAAGATGAAGGTCGGGCGCGACCTCGACGACGACATCCGCAGGCTCGAAATCGTGCGCTCCATCATGGGGCCGGACCGCTACCTGATGATCGACGCCAACCAGGTGTGGGAAGTCGACCAGGCCATCGACTGGGTGCGCGAACTCAAGCGCTTCAACCCCTATTTCATCGAGGAGCCGACCAGCCCCGACGATATCGAGGGCCATCGCAAGATCCGCCAATCCATCGCCCCTGTACGGGTGGCGACCGGCGAAATGTGCCAGAACCGCATCATCTTCAAGCAGTTCATCACCCGTGGCGCCATCGACATCGTCCAGATCGACGCCTGCCGCATCGGGGGGCTCAACGAAGTGCTCTCGGTGCTGCTGATGGCGGCCAAGTACAAGCTCCCGGTCTGGCCGCATGCGGGCGGCGTCGGCCTTTGCGAATACGTCCAGCACCTCTCGATGATCGATTATCTGGTCGTTTCGGGGACCAAAGAGGGGCGTGTGATCGAGTTCGTGGACCATCTCCACGAGCACTTCATCGAACCCTGCGACATCCGCAACGCCGCCTATATGCCGCCCAAGCTGCCGGGCTTCTCCATCCAGATGAAGCCCGAATCGATCATCGAGCACGTCTTCGAAGGGTAA
- a CDS encoding ABC transporter ATP-binding protein, protein MAEVRLQKVVKRYGNLEIVHGIDLDIAHNEFVVLVGPSGCGKSTTLRMVAGLEEISGGTISIGDRVVNDLPPRSRNISMVFQSYALYPHMTVKENLGFGLKIAKAPEAEIEKRVAEAAEILGLGPYLDRLPANLSGGQRQRVAMGRAIVRNPDVFLFDEPLSNLDAKLRGQMRVEIKKLHQRVKTTVIYVTHDQVEAMTLADRIVIMRDGNVEQVGTPSEVFEKPVNTFVAGFIGSPPMNQLDAVVADGGARLGDGTVVPLPEGLAVTAGQEVVVGFRPESFAPKGHALHDESRTVNLRRPVLIAEPLGTETILFTELGGKEVQGKMLNPRHVASGEVLDFTLDLTRLHVFDKASGKSLRA, encoded by the coding sequence ATGGCGGAAGTTCGCCTCCAAAAGGTCGTCAAGCGCTACGGGAACCTCGAGATCGTGCATGGCATCGATCTCGACATCGCCCACAACGAGTTCGTGGTCCTGGTCGGCCCCTCGGGCTGCGGCAAGTCGACGACGCTGCGCATGGTGGCCGGGCTCGAGGAAATCTCGGGCGGCACCATCTCGATCGGGGACCGCGTGGTCAACGACCTGCCGCCGCGCTCGCGCAACATCTCGATGGTGTTCCAGTCCTACGCGCTCTACCCGCACATGACGGTCAAGGAGAATCTCGGCTTCGGGCTCAAGATCGCCAAGGCCCCGGAAGCCGAGATCGAAAAGCGGGTGGCCGAGGCCGCCGAGATCCTGGGGCTCGGTCCCTATCTCGACCGCCTGCCGGCCAATCTTTCGGGCGGCCAGCGCCAGCGCGTGGCCATGGGCCGCGCCATCGTGCGCAACCCGGACGTCTTTCTCTTTGACGAACCGCTCTCGAACCTCGACGCCAAGCTGCGCGGCCAGATGCGGGTGGAAATCAAGAAGCTCCACCAGCGCGTCAAGACCACGGTCATCTACGTGACCCACGACCAGGTCGAGGCGATGACGCTGGCCGACCGCATCGTCATCATGCGAGACGGCAATGTCGAGCAGGTGGGCACGCCCTCCGAAGTTTTCGAGAAGCCGGTCAACACGTTCGTGGCCGGCTTCATCGGCTCCCCGCCGATGAACCAGCTTGATGCGGTGGTCGCCGATGGCGGCGCCAGGCTGGGCGACGGCACGGTCGTGCCGCTGCCGGAGGGCCTCGCCGTCACGGCCGGCCAGGAAGTCGTCGTCGGCTTCCGCCCCGAAAGCTTTGCGCCCAAGGGCCATGCGCTCCACGACGAATCGCGCACGGTAAATCTCCGCCGCCCGGTGCTGATCGCCGAGCCGCTGGGCACCGAGACCATCCTCTTCACCGAGCTCGGGGGCAAGGAAGTCCAGGGCAAGATGCTCAATCCGCGCCATGTGGCTTCGGGCGAGGTGCTGGATTTCACCCTCGATCTCACGCGGCTGCATGTCTTCGATAAGGCGTCGGGAAAGAGCCTGAGGGCGTGA
- the cysW gene encoding sulfate ABC transporter permease subunit CysW, whose product MVYDSRPAPSAPNVHVSATTERASVRMTLIALAVAFMLLVLVLPLVLVFSEAFRKGGEFFLKSLTQRDAVAAIQLTLLVAAIAVPLNLVFGIAASWAIAKFEFKGKAFLITLVDLPFSVSPVVSGLVYVLLFGAQGLIGPWLKANDIEIIFAVPGIVLATIFVTFPFIARELIPLMQAQGNGDEEAALSLGANGWQAFWHVTLPNIKWGLLYGVLLCNARAMGEFGAVSVVSGHIRGKTTTMPLHIEILYNEYNFAGAFAVASLLALLALVTLVLKTVLELRFGDELAATRRH is encoded by the coding sequence ATGGTCTATGACAGCCGTCCCGCGCCGAGCGCACCCAACGTCCATGTGAGTGCGACCACCGAGCGGGCCTCGGTGCGCATGACCCTGATCGCACTCGCCGTCGCCTTCATGCTGCTGGTGCTGGTCCTGCCGCTGGTGCTGGTGTTTTCGGAAGCCTTCCGGAAGGGGGGCGAGTTCTTCCTCAAGTCGCTGACGCAGCGCGACGCAGTGGCGGCCATACAGCTCACGCTCCTGGTTGCGGCTATCGCGGTGCCACTCAACCTCGTCTTCGGCATCGCCGCCTCCTGGGCCATCGCCAAGTTCGAGTTCAAGGGCAAGGCCTTCCTTATCACCCTGGTCGACCTGCCGTTCTCGGTGTCTCCGGTGGTCTCGGGTCTCGTCTATGTGCTGCTGTTCGGGGCGCAGGGCCTGATCGGGCCCTGGCTCAAGGCCAACGATATCGAGATCATCTTCGCCGTGCCGGGCATCGTGCTCGCCACGATCTTCGTCACCTTTCCCTTCATCGCGCGCGAGCTCATTCCGCTGATGCAGGCGCAGGGCAATGGCGACGAAGAGGCAGCGCTCTCGCTCGGGGCCAATGGCTGGCAGGCGTTCTGGCACGTCACCCTCCCCAACATCAAATGGGGCCTGCTCTATGGCGTGCTGCTGTGCAACGCCCGCGCCATGGGCGAGTTCGGGGCGGTGTCCGTGGTCTCCGGCCACATTCGCGGCAAGACCACCACCATGCCGCTCCACATCGAGATCTTGTACAACGAATACAATTTCGCCGGTGCCTTCGCGGTGGCCTCGCTGCTCGCGCTCCTGGCCCTCGTCACCCTCGTCCTCAAGACTGTCCTCGAGTTGCGCTTCGGCGACGAACTCGCCGCGACCCGGCGACACTAA